The sequence below is a genomic window from Candidatus Poribacteria bacterium.
CGAGGGTGATACCGTGCTTTTCCGCTTCGTCAAGGGCACGACGGAATCCGTCTGTCACCCAACGCACGCCTGCTTCGCGTTCGGTGTCGGGGTGGTTTTGTCCGGCTGTCACCCGAATAAATTTTACCCCCAACGCTTTTGCCAGTCCGATGTCTGCCTTCAGGTCGGTTAACTCCTGTGTGCGTTGCGCTGCATCGGGATGTGTGAAATCGCAGTAACAGGCGATCATACACGCCTCTATGTTGAACTTTTCGAGGGCAGCGCGTGTGTTATTTATCGTTTCTGTGTCGCGTTTTGGAAAGAATTTGATACTGAAATCGACTGCATCCAACCCTAATTCCGCACCGAGCTGAATCCAATCAGCGACGGTGCTTTTTTCTGTGAAAATGTCGTCATAAAGAGAGACGGGGAGGCAACTGAGTTTCATTGTGTATTTCCCTTTGGTGGTCTAAAACATTCTATAGACATAGCACTCCGCTGGAGTGCAGTTATTGAAACATACCATTTTCTATAGACATATTGCTCCACTGGAGCAAAGAGGTATAGTTTTCAGAAACATGGATTTCACGCTGCTTCAACGTGCCTGACTGATAATTGTCCAAACTTTGGTAAAATTAAAAATTGTCCAGAGCCCGTAGCTCGTAATGAAATGGAGAGCGGATATACGGAGAGGGAGATGAATGTCTACGATCCATCTGACCGAACCGCAAGGAATAATTAAAAAATTAAAACATGAAACGGTACATGGGGCGTTCTAAGGTGATACCGATGAGGGTCCAGATGGCGCCGAGTAGAAATTCGCCAATCACCAAACCTATGAAAAACGGCATCGCGCGCCGATAGGTGCGGAGTCCACCTGTCTGGAAGAGAATCGCTTTTATCCCCCACGACAAGAAGATTGAGAACCAATACCAACTCGTATTCCAAAAACTAAGTGACAAGGCATAGCCTGCGGGATGGAAGGGCCACCAGATGAACCGGCGGCGTAGCATCATCAGAAGCGTTGTTAAGGCAATCGCACCACTGGAAGCGGAAACCGCACCGACATCTATGGATTGTGGGTTAATGAGCCACTGCTTCAGCTGCTCATAGGTCCAACGGCATTGCGCCTGCTCACCATAGACTGCCGCCCCGTAGTGATACCCTTGTGCATAGTATGCCCACGCCGATGAAATCGTCCCGACGATGGTCACCAAGATGATGGCAACGATAAAGCGGTTGTGCGATAGCCCGCGCACTTGTGCTACCTTGAAACCCTCCAACATAATCGGCATCGGATGCGAACGATAGGATCGGTTGAAACCGTGAAACATACTAAACGTGGTTAATCCCTCTGCACCAATGCGG
It includes:
- a CDS encoding TIM barrel protein, producing MKLSCLPVSLYDDIFTEKSTVADWIQLGAELGLDAVDFSIKFFPKRDTETINNTRAALEKFNIEACMIACYCDFTHPDAAQRTQELTDLKADIGLAKALGVKFIRVTAGQNHPDTEREAGVRWVTDGFRRALDEAEKHGITLAYENHTKGAPWDYWDFSQPTEIFLEILDALADTPLGVCFDTANPLVLGEDVLALLEKVLQRIVVMHIFDLRAVRIFEPVRVGTGASPIQPIFSRLRQAGYEGWFSIEEASRSGQQGFEASIAYVQNAWEYA